A region of Curvibacter sp. AEP1-3 DNA encodes the following proteins:
- the nuoK gene encoding NADH-quinone oxidoreductase subunit NuoK: MILTLGHFLSLGAMLFALSVVGIFLNRRNLIVLLMAIELMLLAVNTNFVAFSHYLHDMHGQIFVFFILTVAAAESAIGLAILVLLFRNKSSISVDELNTLKG, translated from the coding sequence ATGATCTTGACCCTTGGACATTTTCTTTCGTTGGGCGCGATGCTTTTCGCGCTGTCCGTGGTCGGAATTTTTCTGAATCGGCGGAACCTGATCGTGTTGCTGATGGCAATCGAACTGATGTTGTTGGCTGTCAATACCAACTTTGTGGCTTTCTCTCACTACCTGCACGACATGCACGGTCAGATTTTTGTTTTCTTCATCTTGACCGTTGCTGCTGCTGAGTCTGCCATCGGCCTTGCGATTTTGGTCTTGTTGTTCCGTAACAAGTCCAGTATCAGCGTGGATGAGCTCAATACCTTGAAGGGCTAA